Proteins co-encoded in one Sphingopyxis sp. BE259 genomic window:
- a CDS encoding carboxymuconolactone decarboxylase family protein translates to MRLNAPRIEPVDLDRLDADQRAALTPFLASDGGKVGGGKILNIFRTLAHAPKALTAFLTWGNYILSKRNALSPRDRELVILRTGYNCRSGYEWTQHKRIGLDCGLTEDEIARIKAGPDADGWSELDRAMLCATDELTGDHFVTDATWAALAPLGDKGRMDLVMTAGQYTQVSMILNSFGVQVEDGWDVDPDLKA, encoded by the coding sequence TTGCGCCTGAACGCTCCGCGTATCGAGCCGGTCGATTTGGACCGGCTCGATGCCGACCAGCGCGCTGCGCTCACACCCTTCCTGGCTTCCGATGGGGGCAAGGTCGGCGGCGGCAAGATCCTCAACATCTTCCGCACCCTTGCCCATGCGCCCAAGGCGCTCACCGCGTTTCTTACGTGGGGCAATTATATCCTCTCAAAGCGCAATGCGCTGAGCCCGCGGGACCGCGAACTCGTCATCCTGCGCACCGGCTACAACTGCCGCTCGGGCTATGAATGGACCCAGCACAAGCGCATCGGGCTCGATTGCGGGCTGACCGAAGACGAGATCGCGCGCATCAAGGCAGGGCCGGATGCGGACGGCTGGAGCGAACTCGATCGCGCGATGCTGTGCGCGACCGACGAGCTGACCGGCGATCATTTCGTCACCGACGCGACTTGGGCCGCGCTGGCGCCGCTCGGCGACAAGGGCCGAATGGATTTGGTGATGACCGCCGGCCAGTACACGCAGGTTTCGATGATCTTGAACAGCTTTGGCGTGCAGGTCGAGGACGGCTGGGACGTCGACCCCGATCTGAAAGCCTGA
- a CDS encoding MaoC family dehydratase — MATITPQELQTKVGEHLGTSDWVLVDQDMINKFADATGDHQFIHIDEEKAKLTPFGGTIAHGFLTLSLMPMLGQSTDGPKVGGVKMGVNYGCNKVRFLAPVRSGKRVRSHIKLLELEEKRPGQWQQTNEVSVEIEGEEKPALIAEWISQFFV, encoded by the coding sequence ATGGCCACAATCACGCCGCAGGAATTGCAGACAAAGGTCGGTGAGCATCTCGGCACGTCGGATTGGGTGCTGGTCGATCAGGACATGATCAACAAATTCGCCGACGCCACCGGCGACCACCAATTCATCCATATCGACGAGGAAAAGGCCAAGCTGACGCCGTTCGGCGGCACGATCGCGCACGGTTTCCTTACCCTGTCGCTGATGCCGATGCTGGGCCAGAGCACCGATGGTCCCAAGGTCGGCGGCGTCAAGATGGGGGTCAATTACGGCTGCAACAAAGTGCGCTTCCTGGCCCCGGTTCGTTCGGGCAAGCGCGTGCGCAGCCATATCAAGCTGCTTGAGCTCGAAGAAAAGCGCCCCGGCCAGTGGCAACAGACCAATGAAGTGTCGGTCGAGATCGAGGGCGAGGAAAAGCCCGCGCTGATCGCCGAATGGATCAGCCAGTTTTTCGTTTGA
- a CDS encoding dipeptide epimerase translates to MAIQLKSARVERWAVAGSFVIARGASTFVDVVVAEVECGGAVGRGEGTPITYLGEDAAGCRDQLLHVAPHIAALGAADARAAVQELMAPGAARNALDCALWDVEAKQRGLRLWQLVGCDGAPTARVTAFTISLGSPGAMAEQAATAAADGYRLFKLKLTGEDDRLRVAAVRKGAPEARLIVDANESWGGIDLLSEAEALADMAVEMIEQPVPVGADALLDPIYAPIPFVADESCQTAADIARIGAFYDGVNIKLDKAGGLTEALRIADAADAAGLSIMVGCMLSTSLAIAPAFVLAQRAKWVDLDGPALLERDREGGFEFREGRIGPRVG, encoded by the coding sequence ATGGCTATCCAACTGAAAAGCGCGCGGGTCGAACGTTGGGCGGTTGCGGGATCATTCGTGATCGCGCGCGGCGCCAGCACATTCGTCGATGTCGTCGTCGCTGAGGTCGAGTGTGGCGGCGCGGTCGGACGCGGCGAGGGCACCCCGATCACTTATCTGGGCGAGGATGCGGCAGGGTGCCGCGACCAGTTGCTGCATGTCGCGCCGCATATCGCCGCGCTAGGCGCTGCCGATGCGCGCGCCGCAGTGCAGGAGCTGATGGCGCCCGGCGCCGCGCGCAACGCGCTCGATTGTGCGCTGTGGGATGTGGAGGCGAAGCAGCGCGGACTGCGTCTGTGGCAGCTTGTGGGCTGTGACGGGGCGCCGACCGCGCGAGTCACCGCCTTCACGATCTCGCTAGGGTCGCCGGGGGCGATGGCCGAACAGGCTGCGACTGCCGCCGCTGATGGCTATCGCCTGTTCAAGCTCAAGCTGACCGGCGAGGATGACCGGCTGCGCGTCGCCGCGGTCCGCAAAGGCGCACCCGAAGCGCGGCTGATCGTCGATGCCAACGAAAGCTGGGGCGGGATCGACCTGTTGAGCGAGGCCGAGGCGCTGGCCGACATGGCGGTTGAAATGATCGAGCAGCCGGTGCCGGTCGGAGCCGACGCTTTGCTCGATCCGATTTACGCGCCGATACCCTTTGTTGCCGACGAAAGCTGTCAGACTGCGGCCGATATCGCGCGGATCGGTGCATTTTACGACGGGGTCAATATCAAGCTGGACAAGGCGGGCGGGCTGACCGAGGCGCTGCGGATCGCCGATGCCGCCGACGCGGCGGGGCTGTCGATCATGGTCGGGTGCATGCTATCGACCAGCTTGGCGATCGCGCCTGCGTTCGTGCTGGCGCAGCGCGCGAAATGGGTAGATCTCGACGGTCCCGCGCTGCTGGAGCGCGACCGCGAGGGCGGCTTCGAGTTTCGCGAGGGGCGGATCGGGCCGCGGGTGGGCTAA
- a CDS encoding VOC family protein produces the protein MTRPFIEHVNLTVSDPDRTAAILSAIFGWHERWRGPARDGGRTIHLGSEAAYVALYTGRDGQHAGAQYSKGAPLNHIGVQVDDLDVIEGRVKAVGLVPFEHGDYEPGRRFYFFDPDGIEYEVVSYAEQKTTLSRATYERLSRLDVMLK, from the coding sequence GTGACGCGTCCCTTCATCGAGCATGTCAATCTGACGGTCAGCGACCCCGATCGCACTGCCGCCATTCTCTCAGCGATCTTTGGTTGGCACGAACGCTGGCGGGGTCCGGCGCGCGATGGCGGGCGCACCATCCACCTCGGCAGCGAAGCCGCCTATGTCGCGCTTTATACCGGCCGCGACGGCCAACATGCCGGCGCCCAATATTCAAAGGGCGCCCCGCTCAACCATATCGGCGTGCAAGTCGATGATCTCGACGTCATCGAAGGCCGGGTAAAGGCCGTCGGCCTCGTCCCGTTCGAGCACGGCGATTACGAACCCGGCCGCCGCTTCTATTTCTTCGATCCCGACGGCATCGAATATGAAGTCGTCAGTTACGCCGAGCAAAAAACCACGCTCAGCCGAGCAACATACGAACGGTTGTCGCGTTTAGATGTCATGCTGAAATGA
- the soxR gene encoding redox-sensitive transcriptional activator SoxR, translated as MHRTDLIAIGELSARTGVAVSAIRFYEAKGLVEALRTGGGQRRFLRADIRRVSFILIAQQLGLSLGEIAAELGRLPAGRTPNGADWTRISTALRARIDGQIAALERTRALLGNCIGCGCLSLKKCGLYNPQDKAAQRGAGPRYVMGDRAGEIAEVG; from the coding sequence ATGCACCGCACCGACCTTATTGCCATCGGCGAACTTTCGGCGCGCACCGGGGTCGCGGTGTCGGCGATCCGCTTTTACGAGGCGAAGGGGCTGGTCGAAGCGCTCCGCACCGGCGGCGGCCAGCGGCGCTTCCTGCGCGCCGACATTCGCCGCGTGTCGTTCATCTTGATCGCGCAGCAACTGGGGCTGAGTCTGGGGGAGATTGCGGCCGAGCTTGGCAGGCTGCCCGCCGGGCGGACGCCGAACGGGGCTGACTGGACGCGGATCAGCACCGCGCTGCGCGCGCGGATCGACGGCCAGATCGCGGCGCTGGAGCGGACGCGCGCACTGCTCGGCAATTGCATCGGTTGCGGGTGCTTGAGCCTGAAAAAATGCGGGCTGTATAACCCACAGGACAAGGCGGCGCAGCGCGGCGCGGGGCCGCGTTATGTGATGGGCGACCGGGCAGGGGAGATTGCGGAGGTCGGGTGA
- a CDS encoding acetyl-CoA C-acyltransferase: MRDAVIVSTARTPLTKAGRGSFNNTLSPTLGAFSVKAAVERAGLEGGEIDDVVFGAAMQQGSQTMNVARLIALRAGLPVTVPGMSIDRQCSSGLMTIATAAKQIIVDRQDICVAGGIESISKVSGSGKVFVETDAELIAMHKDTYMPMIGTAEVVAKRYNISREAQDEYSLQSQQRTAAAQAAGLYADEIVACNATMAVMNKETKEVSFHDVVADKDECNRADTTLEGLASLKPVMGEGHTITAGNASQLADGSSACVVMEAKVAEKRGLQPLGRYVGMAVAGTEPDEMGIGPVFAIPKLLERFELKMDDIGLWELNEAFAVQVLYCRDKLGIPNELLNVNGGSISIGHPFGMTGARCVGHALLEGKRRGVKYAVVTMCIGGGQGAAGLFEVF, translated from the coding sequence ATGCGTGACGCCGTCATCGTTTCCACCGCCCGCACCCCGCTGACCAAAGCGGGCCGCGGTTCGTTCAACAACACGCTGTCGCCGACGCTGGGCGCCTTTTCGGTCAAAGCCGCCGTCGAGCGCGCGGGCCTCGAAGGCGGCGAGATCGACGACGTAGTGTTCGGCGCCGCGATGCAGCAGGGGTCGCAGACGATGAACGTCGCGCGGCTGATCGCGCTGCGCGCCGGGCTGCCCGTCACCGTCCCCGGCATGTCCATCGACCGCCAATGCTCGTCGGGTCTGATGACGATCGCCACCGCAGCGAAGCAGATCATCGTCGACCGCCAGGACATCTGTGTCGCCGGCGGCATCGAAAGCATCTCGAAGGTCAGCGGCAGCGGCAAGGTGTTCGTCGAAACCGACGCCGAGCTGATCGCGATGCACAAGGACACCTATATGCCGATGATCGGCACCGCCGAGGTCGTCGCCAAGCGTTACAACATCAGCCGCGAAGCGCAGGACGAATATTCGCTCCAGTCGCAGCAGCGCACCGCCGCGGCGCAGGCCGCGGGCCTTTATGCCGACGAGATCGTCGCGTGCAACGCGACGATGGCGGTAATGAACAAGGAAACCAAGGAAGTCAGCTTCCACGACGTCGTCGCCGACAAGGACGAATGCAACCGCGCCGACACCACGCTGGAAGGCCTCGCCAGCCTGAAGCCGGTGATGGGCGAAGGCCACACGATCACTGCGGGCAACGCCAGCCAGCTCGCCGACGGTTCGTCGGCGTGCGTCGTGATGGAAGCCAAGGTCGCCGAAAAGCGCGGCCTCCAACCGCTGGGCCGCTATGTCGGCATGGCCGTCGCGGGCACCGAACCCGACGAAATGGGTATCGGCCCGGTGTTTGCCATCCCCAAGCTGCTCGAACGCTTCGAGCTGAAGATGGACGACATTGGCCTGTGGGAACTCAATGAGGCGTTCGCGGTGCAGGTGCTCTATTGCCGCGACAAGCTCGGCATTCCGAACGAGCTGCTCAACGTCAATGGCGGCTCGATCTCGATCGGCCACCCTTTCGGCATGACCGGCGCGCGCTGCGTCGGCCACGCGCTGCTCGAAGGCAAGCGCCGCGGCGTCAAATATGCCGTCGTCACCATGTGCATCGGCGGCGGCCAGGGCGCAGCGGGCCTGTTCGAGGTCTTCTGA
- a CDS encoding pyridoxamine 5'-phosphate oxidase family protein — translation MSDDIKKQFWKALADSPYVMIGATGGREHHIPMNAQLDKDANSAFWFFTSTDNRLAGGGPAMAQFASKGHDLFACISGTLVHESDRAVLDRLWNNGIAAWYEGGKDDPKLVLLRFDLANAEIWTADPGIKGIFKLMTGMTMKEGELGQHAEVAL, via the coding sequence ATGAGCGACGACATCAAGAAACAATTCTGGAAGGCGCTGGCCGACAGCCCCTATGTCATGATCGGCGCGACCGGCGGGCGTGAGCATCATATTCCGATGAACGCCCAGCTCGACAAGGACGCCAATAGTGCTTTCTGGTTTTTTACTTCGACCGACAACCGCTTGGCGGGCGGTGGTCCAGCCATGGCGCAGTTCGCTTCGAAAGGCCACGACCTGTTCGCGTGCATTTCGGGAACTCTGGTTCACGAGAGCGACCGCGCGGTGCTCGACCGGCTGTGGAACAACGGCATCGCGGCCTGGTACGAGGGCGGCAAGGATGACCCCAAGCTGGTCCTGCTCCGCTTCGACTTGGCCAACGCCGAAATCTGGACCGCCGACCCCGGCATCAAGGGCATCTTCAAACTGATGACCGGCATGACGATGAAGGAAGGCGAACTGGGCCAACACGCCGAAGTGGCGCTGTAA
- a CDS encoding putative quinol monooxygenase, whose protein sequence is MSGIGIIATLRVQSGKEAEFEGVFAELAAAVAADEPGNGYYKLFRTDDAGVYKVLECYDDEAAVEAHRASDHFRTLGAKLGPCMAGAPEIEKLSAV, encoded by the coding sequence ATGAGCGGTATCGGTATCATCGCGACCTTGCGCGTCCAGTCCGGCAAGGAAGCCGAATTCGAGGGCGTCTTCGCCGAACTCGCCGCCGCAGTCGCGGCAGACGAGCCCGGCAACGGCTATTACAAGCTGTTCCGCACGGACGATGCGGGCGTGTACAAAGTCCTGGAATGTTATGACGACGAGGCCGCGGTCGAAGCGCACCGCGCGTCGGACCATTTCCGCACCCTCGGCGCCAAGCTGGGCCCCTGCATGGCCGGGGCGCCCGAGATCGAGAAGCTGAGCGCGGTATAA